One genomic region from Salvia hispanica cultivar TCC Black 2014 chromosome 2, UniMelb_Shisp_WGS_1.0, whole genome shotgun sequence encodes:
- the LOC125206649 gene encoding receptor kinase-like protein Xa21: MAFLGRLGWVSITIPPSLWIITDLVMLNLSSNHLSGQLSSQLGNLKSINYSLDLSFNNFSDDIPSSIDGCQTLSFLNLSNNMFSGTVPESLGKVRGLIAMDLSYNNLPGSIPKSFEDLHFLENFNVSNNELEGKIPEGGRFRNFSATSFFDNLALCGPIVFQVPHCSENHHRSWLKKRMVPLLVLAVIVVIVMLVIISKCKQKRVADIPSLITEYRRISYMELERGTSSFSKTNLLGSGSFGSIFEATLSDGLKVAVKVFNMGLQEALRSFNVEATILSSIRHRNLVRVIGCCSNMEFKAIILTYMPNGSLEKWLHSNIYGLDLMQRLKIAVDVAAAFEYLHHGHTFPVVHCDIKPSNVLLDQDMTAHLADFGISKLFDGGETVIQTQTVATTGYAAPGDA; the protein is encoded by the coding sequence ATGGCGTTCTTGGGCCGTCTGGGCTGGGTCTCTATCACCATCCCTCCTAGCTTGTGGATTATCACAGACCTTGTGATGCTGAACTTGTCTTCCAATCATTTGAGCGGTCAATTGTCATCTCAGCTTGGAAATTTGAAGTCAATCAATTATTCTTTGGATTTatcattcaataatttttcagATGATATTCCTAGCTCAATTGATGGTTGCCAAACACTATCATTTCTTAACTTATCAAATAATATGTTTAGTGGAACTGTACCTGAATCCTTGGGAAAGGTTAGAGGTTTGATAGCAATGGATTTATCTTACAATAATCTTCCCGGATCAATACCTAAGTCCTTTGAAGACCTCCActttcttgaaaattttaatgtttccAACAATGAATTGGAGGGGAAAATTCCGGAAGGGGGTCGTTTTCGTAACTTCAGCGCTACGTCTTTTTTTGACAACTTAGCTCTGTGTGGTCCTATAGTATTTCAAGTTCCACACTGCTCAGAAAATCATCATAGATCATGGTTAAAGAAACGCATGGTGCCATTACTTGTTTTGGCTGTCATTGTGGTGATTGTAATGCTTGTTATCATAAGTAAGTGTAAGCAGAAAAGAGTGGCTGATATTCCATCATTAATAACTGAATACAGAAGAATTTCGTATATGGAACTTGAACGAGGAACAAGTTCATTTAGCAAAACCAACCTACTTGGAAGTGGTAGTTTTGGTTCTATATTCGAAGCAACACTTTCTGATGGGTTGAAAGTTGCAGTAAAGGTGTTCAACATGGGACTGCAAGAGGCATTAAGGAGCTTTAATGTTGAAGCTACTATATTGAGTAGCATTCGACACAGAAACTTAGTTCGAGTTATTGGATGTTGTTCTAATATGGAGTTCAAAGCAATTATTCTCACTTACATGCCAAATGGGAGCTTGGAGAAATGGTTACATTCCAACATCTACGGTTTGGATCTTATGCAGAGATTGAAGATAGCAGTAGATGTTGCAGCAGCCTTTGAATATCTTCACCATGGCCATACATTCCCAGTTGTTCATTGTGATATAAAGCCAAGTAACGTGTTGCTTGATCAAGACATGACTGCTCATCTTGCTGATTTTGGTATTTCCAAGCTTTTCGATGGAGGAG